The Rhipicephalus sanguineus isolate Rsan-2018 chromosome 4, BIME_Rsan_1.4, whole genome shotgun sequence DNA window ATTCCTTAATATCCATAAAAATCCAggccccatcgaaatgctaccgccatCGACCCCGAGACCACAAGCTCAGCAACGCGACGCCATTGTCATTAAAATAAAGCGGCGCAACATAAAGCGTAGGATGTCAGAAAAGATGTCAGACGAGCAGGCGACGCTTGTGTTATAACAAAGTATAGACGGTTCGGTAAAAGCGACCTTGCGTCGTGTGTCATTTGGGTGTACCGGTGCTTCGAGAAAGCGAAAATTGCATTGAAAACGCTATGTATGTGCAAAAACACTTTATAATGAAGAGCTTTGTGTTATTAGCGAACACATCTATGTAATGCCTTCAGTCACCTAGTGCGTACTAACGCCTCTATGCTGGGGAAGCAAGGTGCCCGAACATAGACCGGTAGATTGCTTTTTCGCGTATAAATGTCACCGCTTACTAGTACGAAGATGGTTATGTTTGCAAAAAAATATAACAAAATCGTGAGATTCCATTCTGACGTACTCTAGGGCCCAATTAGCAAGCTTCTAGCTGAAGCGGCTTGAGTAGCCTATTAGTGGCGCTAAGTATCGGGGTTTTTGCAAGGCGCGTAATCTAACGCTGCTTTTAACCTTATAATATTCGTTTTATTCTTTATTTAGGCGTACTTTTTGTTCATTTTGCAGAGGCTGCAGAAAGGAGAGCCCAAGTTATGGCTGAAATGCAGGTAAGTTCTTCAGTTGTGTTAACTTACGATCTCATTCGAGACTTGCCTCATATGACGTTAAGCCaaacccgtagccaggaatgtttttcgggggggggggggggggcacttgctgaaaaccttgactttttgagaaaaacacccatttttattatttatttttggtaaaaacacacacttcaccaaaatttcgggctagcccccccccccccccccccccggctacgggcctgcgttaAGGAAACAGCAGCGTGCGGAATTTGTTTTTTGTGCGTATTTATCTTAAACACTGTTCGGTGGCTAACGCCGCCCATAATTCTGCTTGTACTGCTCGCGTAACTTGCTTTTTTGGTTTGCGCTCGATCAGCTATTCAACGGGTGTCGTGTGATTTACGCAATTAATTTATTCTCTACAGAAAGCTTCGTACGAATGATTTGTACACGCATTCCTTCAACCTGCGTTTTGAAGTTGCCCTTTCCACCGCCAGTAATCTTCAATGCGTGTACTAGAAAGCGAAGCTAGTGCACGACTTCCGGAGAGCAGATCACTTGACACAATATAATTATGTTGATCCGTCATGTGCTTCGAGTGCTTGCCTCTCGGGCTATTTATGAAAGTCCGATTCGTCTGTTTCTTTTATAATCGCACATATAGCCAGATGCGCAGATTTTTAAAGCAAATCTGACCAAATGCATGTATAGTGGTGATGAAAAAATGCTTAACACGGCACATACGCCATAGAGATTGAGGTTTATGTGATCAGCGGTATCTAGCAGAGGTAGAGAAAACGCTACACTGCAATATACATAGTTAACTCGAGCAGGCTAGGCGACAATTGCAGCCGTGCAGTTTCGAATGGGACCCATTGAGAAATTCCAGTTATCACGATCAAGTCCGGACAGACGCAGAATAAGCTGGCCACACTGGCCTCTGTTGTGAACGACGCATGGTTTACCACATAAGCGGAGCGGACAAGTGAAGCGggcgacttttctttttttccttcatcgTCCAGTGCAAGAACACGACAAACTGCTCCCTGCCTTTACCCGGTGGCGCGAACGGGAGTGACTCCCTGTTGCCGTGGCTGCCACCCCTGGTGGAGATCGACCGCGCCAGCATGCTGCCCCGAGCTCAGTCGGGCTTCTTCTGGGAGCTCTCGGAAGAGGTGCGAGCGCGCAAGGGCAAGGAGCTGCGCCTGCACCCGTTCCACAGGGTATGTAACAACCTGCAAGCCTCTTCCAAGTTCAGTGCACTTGGTTGAGGGCACATTAACGTTTAGAAGCGTATCGTTGCGATTTCTCGACATTCGAACTTAGATTGTGTAACCGAAATGCATGTTCGAGTGAGAGAACTTTGAACTTTCACCATTGTGTAGACAGcccttaaagaaagaaagaaagaaagaaagaaagaaagaaagaaagaaagaaagaaagaaagaaagaaagaaagaaagaaagaaagaaagaaagaaagaaagaaagaaagaaagaaaagtagtatgtCAGACACATACTACTTTGACATACTACTAAATGGcggcaagcttcgcttgccgcCATTTTCCCCAGAGGTAAGGGCTCCTGACTTGTTTTGTTCCTGCTGTACGTGTGCAGCTTGCTTACTCATGTGCTGTACTTCAAAGCAGCGTAGTTCAATTCTCCAGTACGTGAGTGCGCTGTTAAATGTTTCAATGCTCATCGCCTATTATTATTGCAGCCGTTCGCCGAGGGCAGCTTCGAGCGGGGCTCCGGTCTGAACGCGACCCGTGGCATGTTCCGGGCGCCCTTGAGTGGACTGTACCTCTTCTTCGCCACGGCGTTCGCGACCCGGCCGATGTCGGCAAGGGCTCTGCGTAAGCAGTTGGAAATATCGGCCAATGGTGCATCGCTGGTCGTGTGCGTGAACGCCAGGTGCCAAAAGAACCTGTGAGTATACCGAACAGTGTGACTTATAGTCGTGGGCAGTGTGCGAGAGGGAACACTGAATTCCTTTAGCAGAACTGTGCTTGATGCGCTGCTCAGCTCTCGGAGATGGGCTGGAATCTCGGCCACATGGGCCGCACGTCGACGGGAGCAAGTGCAAATACACACCATGCACGTgaatttaggcacacgttaataaacctcaggtggtcaaaattacatTTTGAAATTATGTTCCATTGTTATTTGTTAACTTAATTTCAAAATGTAAATTTGACCACCTGGACTTCTTTCTTTATCATTCTAAATTAATTTAGCATTTCACATTTGGTGTCATTCAAGTATTAAGGGACACACATAGCGTTTAAAGGAGGGGAAGTGTTTCGAATTGCTcgttctttgttagacacaaccaaactTAATTCTGTTGGACACATTTCGTTGGAAATCTCTGCCAAAATGTTTATTCGTGGTATGCGTGTTCACTCACCTCGACATCTTGCTGCGACATGAAATCTCTATGTTATAAATTGCGGTAAGTCGTGTTTCAGGAGTTTTGTGATCGCGTCAGCGCGAGCTCCTTGCATCGTATACGAGCTATAACTTGTCAGGCAGCAGTTGCACCCAACGTGCGTGATTACCTCGTTGAACCGCGAAGTAAGCGTATCTTTGCATTCTTTCAGGTCGCTACGCACTACGAGCGAGTTCAGTGATGGCGAGAACACCATGTCGCTGTCAGTCAACGGGCCCTTGATGCTTCGGGTGAGTGAGTGAATATACAGAAAGGCATAGTTCTTTTGTCTATTCTATTGATCTTCGTGTTGCGCATCcgtgctgttttagatgcgaagcatcttatggcggtgttcaaaccggtagtgtgcggcgtgaccacccttactgcgcatgcgcaaaccctctccacacacctcctctcctctcctctccccctctccactacccctctgaaacgcgggctcgacatgccgaaacgctacttcgcatcgcctcatggtctcctttagcgggagatggtgtgatttttgcttGTGAACTATATATGCATCACCAACTTCCCTGCCAGAAAACGTTACTGGATGTATTTAACACCAAAACTTTGAGCAGCGCGACACGGAAAAGGAAAATAGACATTCGTCCCGCTAACACGGTTCAGTTAATTTGCACTTGTGATTGTATGCTCTCTGGTTTTAGCTTTCTGGCTTGTGCTCTGAAACTTCTACTCTTATGAAATAGCGCAACTGACAAGTTTTCATTGATGTgtttgcaaaataaagcaaacTCATACCGGTCTATCATAAAGAAAGAATACTCGCAGATGAAGAAAAACTTGCACTAATACAGAGCTCCAACCCATGACCAATAAATACCTTTTCTATGCAGGCGCTATTGCATCTAAGGTAACCAGATGGCTAGCTAATAGTTGCGTAATGCCAACATTATGGGCAACTTCGGAAGAGCAGCAGAACTGGCGTGAACAAGCAAATCCTGAAGTGCGGTTGAAAAAAAAAGCGGGAAAAATGCCTCTCAGAAGTCGTCATTCCCTTGAAAGCAACATCtaggaataaaaaaagaaactgcagctGTTTCTTGTGAGACACAGCTCAAGAAAGATTAGCTTGGGCCTTGTGTGAGAAATGAACCGGGGACCAGGGATACCGTAGATTTAGTGCATGTTAAGGGAGCTGTGCACCAGTAATCATCATCGTATATCAATGTCCACAGGAATAGAACACAAGACATTGCCATTGACCTCGACTTATAGCATGACCTCGCGTCAGACTAGATTAGCTTATCAGGTAATCTTATTTATAGGCTATGTATAATTTAATACTAAAAATCTCACGTACTTGCCTGCTTTCTTCTTTTCATTACAACCGCAGGCTGGCCAAGTTGTCTCGCTATGGTTCCACAACCGGACACCGTACCAGATTACCATCCACGAAGGATCGCAGTTCAGCGGTTTCCTGGTTGGCCTCTGAAGATACCTTGCATGAAGCGTGGCTATCTGACAATTATTATCAGTATTTTTGCTCGCGCTCGTAAGCGCGCGTTCCTCTGTTATTACTAAAGTGCTGAAAATGCATAGCTTTGGCGCGATCCATCTttctcggcatttttttttctttactgttaCATGTAATCACGTTAGACATCCGTACTTTGAGTAAACTCTGTGAGGCAAAGCGTCGCCGAAACAGCCTTTTATTATACTTGCTTATCTTTTAGACATAACTACTAATCCACCTGTTtatatagccaccacctttttcCTTTGCTAACCTGGTTTGTCAACTAATAAAGGCGGTCTGGCTATGTCCCCGTGAATTCGGCTTATCGGCTGCGTTTCTATGGCAACAGACCCACGATTTACCTCAAGAACATATCGAGCAGTTTCCTTAGCTATTCAGTGCCTTCTAAGGAACAAAACTATTTTTTGTAGTGCTATCATCAGCTTTTTGGAGACGTCAAGCATAACATCTTCAGAACTCTGCAGTAGATTACATAATACAAATCTCTTAATAGCAAAGAAAATAGTGAGGTAAAAGGGACGCCGAGAATACAATCAGAAGCTGTGGTGTCTCCGCGTCTGCCTCAAGCAGTGACCTCAAAGCCCATACATTTTGTCTTCACACGAATGCTTGTGACACTCTACCTCGTTTTTGTTTCTAATAATCTCATCAAATAGTAATGCACATTAATATAAGTATCGCCTTCTTGTATATAGGCACTCTTACGCTTGTTCCTTTGCAAGTATATGACGAAACGCACGGTAATTACTTTGGTGCGTACGAACATATTATGCTGGTCATCTTAGATGGCAGAAATAGGTGTCCAAAGATGAGCCTCCGCGGAGGCCTTGCTTGAACAAGTGCCAAGGCTAGTGATCTGTAAATAGTGATGCCCATTTCCTGTACTGAAGTCTTTCGTGGTATATTTTTTATGCAGTTTGGTCTCTGTGATCGATGCGTTTTGATGGACTTAGCACATGAGCCTAACTGGCGTGTCTGTCTACGTGAATAGTCCTACGTTATAACAGGTCTGAATAAATATTTGCTTCACAAAACGTTGCGTCTCTGCTGATCAAACACGGAAATCACAGATTGTGAACTTTCGCTTTTTGGAAACGATGAGAGTAAGTGAATGTGGTTGATTTATTCGAATGACAAGGCAAACTATGCGAGCACAATGCAGGTATAACCCCATTGATAGTAGTTTTTCGATTAAGATGACAGCTAGCTT harbors:
- the LOC119391242 gene encoding erythroferrone, translating into MVSCGLATLVCVATVAVAVAVVVTATTPATTGTATSAANTTPAPSFVAEVDRKALEVPSRRREGPKGVAGLSRRKRPEKRIGRQTTLDPRETWATFLRHSERTQTARPKKKVDPSFLRMEGPQGPPGPRGPRGPPGANITREDMFREFKGLLREAAERRAQVMAEMQCKNTTNCSLPLPGGANGSDSLLPWLPPLVEIDRASMLPRAQSGFFWELSEEVRARKGKELRLHPFHRPFAEGSFERGSGLNATRGMFRAPLSGLYLFFATAFATRPMSARALRKQLEISANGASLVVCVNARCQKNLSLRTTSEFSDGENTMSLSVNGPLMLRAGQVVSLWFHNRTPYQITIHEGSQFSGFLVGL